Proteins encoded by one window of Candidatus Obscuribacterales bacterium:
- the folK gene encoding 2-amino-4-hydroxy-6-hydroxymethyldihydropteridine diphosphokinase, whose product MSHLGRGMQPAAPTSPILRQVEAMTPSAIALGSNLGDSYQILQAAFDVLAQTPHVSLVARSSIYQTAAVGPPQPDYLNACAILETSLAPEALLSTLLMIEAQFGRVRRERWGPRLLDLDLLLFGDRCLQTPTLQIPHPRMGDRAFVLVPLAEIAGHWIDPTTGQAIAHLVQQCDCSGIQRWEG is encoded by the coding sequence ATGTCTCATCTTGGACGGGGTATGCAACCGGCAGCACCAACCTCACCAATCCTACGCCAGGTGGAAGCAATGACCCCAAGTGCGATCGCTCTGGGGAGTAACCTGGGTGATTCCTACCAAATTTTGCAAGCGGCCTTTGATGTCTTAGCCCAAACTCCCCATGTATCTCTAGTGGCCCGGTCGTCGATCTACCAAACAGCCGCAGTGGGGCCACCCCAGCCTGACTATCTCAATGCCTGCGCGATCCTGGAAACCAGCTTGGCTCCCGAGGCGTTGCTAAGCACGCTATTGATGATCGAAGCCCAGTTTGGCCGCGTGCGGCGAGAACGCTGGGGCCCACGCCTGCTGGATCTAGATTTGTTGCTCTTTGGCGATCGCTGCCTGCAAACTCCGACGTTACAAATCCCTCACCCTCGCATGGGCGATCGCGCCTTTGTCTTGGTACCCCTAGCAGAAATCGCTGGACATTGGATCGATCCCACCACCGGACAGGCGATCGCCCATCTAGTGCAGCAGTGCGATTGTTCCGGTATCCAGCGATGGGAGGGCTAG
- a CDS encoding 2Fe-2S iron-sulfur cluster binding domain-containing protein: protein MTVQVHFLPDNIAIAAEAGEPLLQVAERAGISIPTGCLMGSCHACEVELEDGRVICSCISAVPPDCADLTINLMVDPTW, encoded by the coding sequence ATGACTGTTCAAGTTCATTTTTTGCCGGATAATATTGCGATCGCTGCCGAGGCTGGTGAACCGTTGCTGCAAGTGGCTGAACGGGCTGGCATCAGCATTCCCACCGGCTGCCTGATGGGTTCCTGCCATGCCTGTGAGGTAGAACTGGAGGACGGTCGGGTGATTTGTTCCTGTATCTCCGCCGTACCGCCGGATTGCGCAGACTTGACCATCAACCTTATGGTAGACCCAACCTGGTAG